From one Trifolium pratense cultivar HEN17-A07 linkage group LG1, ARS_RC_1.1, whole genome shotgun sequence genomic stretch:
- the LOC123902805 gene encoding uncharacterized protein LOC123902805, which yields MDIWSWISELPNSVEWNQSDSDSDSPPIFELASYKQLGDDDSTRSIYLKAERTLSSDSEPVVTFMVFLQGFHPFDTQKPLWVSEKCTISSENPNFLPLLLQLLQEIISNSPTAHDSTCPRSQLQKLKPEPIAWIIDSHTPESLSIFFNLVFTIRLFWLCAFDAPSEAGSLYFHSLLAPILETASSKKLASVLRTFFITVGVDTELCFMRTLGYIIAKWCIIRELGVGLQTLVPTMTWRNPKFSYAAESHGFWILKGYAPVMTMKLARSNEQKSKFHGLDAKESIIRYGMAHHQLEAHVQLEYTVGFFDGFIQVNARVDNIRLHVARLGFKHGDDVDFAEEKHFPSRARVWVGPEIGATYVAGLSLGRSTENNEREVEIEKVVKGNFEKSTISKVKASAKSSRRMKTRSWRMDQEAEGNAAIFDVVLHDNMTGQEVGSWRPTGDDPGHGLRGRCVGANRPFSKSGAVVIAGDEYGEEVGWRVSKEMEGSVLKWRIGGEFWVSYLPDQAKGSHFETRYVEWCDEVDLPLIHGKLL from the coding sequence ATGGATATTTGGTCATGGATATCTGAACTCCCCAACTCAGTTGAGTGGAACCAGTCCGACTCTGACTCCGACTCACCACCGATATTCGAACTCGCTAGTTATAAACAGCTAGGTGACGACGATTCAACTCGCTCTATTTACCTCAAAGCAGAACGAACTTTAAGTTCAGACTCGGAGCCAGTAGTAACCTTCATGGTTTTCTTACAAGGCTTTCATCCATTTGACACACAAAAACCACTTTGGGTTTCTGAAAAGTGCACAATCTCTTCAGAAAATCCTAATTTTCTCcctcttcttcttcaactcCTTCAAGAAATCATATCAAACTCACCCACTGCACATGATAGCACATGTCCAAGGTCTCAGCTTCAAAAACTGAAACCTGAACCCATCGCATGGATCATAGACTCGCACACACCGGAATCTCTCTCCATTTTCTTCAACCTTGTTTTCACCATTCGTCTATTCTGGCTATGCGCTTTTGATGCGCCTAGCGAAGCTGGTTCTCTCTATTTTCACTCACTCCTCGCGCCAATTCTCGAAACGGCGTCATCTAAGAAACTAGCTTCGGTTCTAAGAACCTTCTTCATAACCGTAGGTGTAGACACTGAACTATGTTTCATGCGCACCCTTGGGTATATAATAGCAAAATGGTGCATTATTAGAGAGTTAGGCGTAGGATTACAAACACTTGTTCCTACAATGACGTGGCGAAATCCAAAATTCTCTTATGCGGCGGAGTCTCATGGTTTTTGGATTCTGAAAGGCTACGCGCCAGTTATGACGATGAAACTGGCGCGAAGCAATGagcaaaaaagtaaatttcatGGTTTAGATGCTAAGGAGTCGATAATCAGATACGGTATGGCGCACCACCAACTGGAGGCACATGTGCAGTTAGAGTACACCGTTGGATTTTTTGATGGATTCATTCAGGTTAATGCACGTGTTGATAATATACGTCTCCACGTGGCGAGGCTTGGTTTTAAACATGGTGATGATGTGGATTTTGCTGAGGAGAAACATTTTCCTTCTCGAGCTCGGGTTTGGGTTGGTCCAGAAATTGGAGCAACTTATGTGGCGGGTTTGAGTTTGGGCCGGTCCACGGAGAATAATGAGAGAGAAGTGGAAATTGAGAAAGTTGTGAAGGGTAATTTTGAGAAATCTACGATTTCAAAGGTGAAAGCGTCTGCGAAGTCTTCAAGGAGAATGAAGACTAGGAGTTGGAGAATGGATCAAGAAGCGGAGGGAAATGCAGCGATATTTGATGTTGTTTTGCATGATAATATGACGGGCCAAGAAGTGGGCTCATGGAGGCCTACGGGTGATGACCCAGGTCATGGATTGAGGGGAAGATGTGTCGGGGCAAATAGACCGTTCAGTAAGAGCGGGGCGGTGGTGATAGCTGGGGATGAGTATGGAGAAGAAGTAGGGTGGAGGGTTAGTAAAGAGATGGAAGGGAGTGTGTTGAAGTGGAGGATAGGGGGTGAGTTTTGGGTTAGTTATTTGCCTGACCAAGCTAA